From Verrucomicrobiota bacterium JB022, one genomic window encodes:
- a CDS encoding amidohydrolase family protein, producing MRIDAHHHLWHYDPVAYDWIDDSMAVIRRDFLPNDLAETTTAAGIDGVISVQARQMEEETRWLLELAADSSLIRGVVGWLPLISPELPALLDSYAAPKLVGLRHVLQGEPDPAYMLGADFNRGIAELTKRDLAYDILILEHQLPQAIELVDRHPQQRFIVDHIAKPRIRDGELQPWADRMRDLARRPNVWCKLSGVVTEADPSAWTPEQLRPYMETALECFGPQRLMFGSDWPVCLVGMEYARWVALVEDLVSRLSPDEQTAFWASNATRAYRLDR from the coding sequence ATGCGCATCGACGCCCACCACCACCTCTGGCATTACGACCCCGTCGCCTACGACTGGATCGACGACAGCATGGCGGTCATCCGCCGCGACTTTCTGCCGAACGACCTCGCCGAGACCACGACAGCCGCGGGCATCGACGGCGTCATCTCCGTCCAGGCCCGCCAGATGGAGGAAGAAACGCGCTGGCTGCTGGAGCTGGCCGCCGATTCGAGCCTCATCCGGGGCGTCGTCGGCTGGTTGCCGCTGATTTCGCCGGAGCTGCCCGCCTTGCTGGACAGCTACGCCGCCCCCAAGCTCGTGGGCCTGCGCCACGTCCTGCAGGGTGAGCCCGACCCGGCCTACATGCTGGGCGCGGACTTCAACCGGGGCATCGCCGAGCTGACCAAGCGCGACTTGGCCTATGACATCCTGATCCTGGAGCATCAACTGCCACAGGCGATCGAGCTGGTCGACCGCCACCCGCAGCAGCGCTTCATCGTCGACCATATCGCCAAGCCCCGCATCCGCGACGGTGAACTCCAGCCTTGGGCCGACCGCATGCGCGACCTCGCCCGTCGCCCCAACGTGTGGTGCAAGCTCTCCGGGGTGGTGACTGAAGCCGACCCGAGCGCCTGGACCCCCGAGCAACTGAGGCCCTACATGGAGACCGCCCTTGAATGCTTCGGGCCCCAGCGCCTGATGTTTGGCAGCGACTGGCCCGTGTGTCTCGTCGGTATGGAGTATGCCCGTTGGGTCGCGCTGGTGGAGGACCTCGTCTCCCGCCTCTCCCCAGACGAGCAAACCGCCTTTTGGGCAAGTAACGCCACACGCGCCTACCGCCTCGACCGCTAA
- a CDS encoding Gfo/Idh/MocA family oxidoreductase, translated as MTAPRKLRMGMVGGGRGAFIGEVHRMASRLDGQIELVAGAFSSDPERARQSGEDLFVDPGRVYTSYEEMAAKEAALPEGQRIDFVSIVTPNHLHYPVARCFLQHGFHVVCDKPVTHRMEDAVALRDLVRQSGRLFALTHNYTGYPMVREARERVSRGELGELVKVVVEYTQGWLLGNVEAEGNKQAAWRTDPKLAGAAGCLGDIGTHAENLVHYVTGQKIAQVSADFTTLVPGRQLEDDAQLFLRYENGMKGLLFASQVSAGEENALRLRVYGTKASLEWRQEDPNELILKFPDQPRQILKTGNGYLSPHAQAGSRIPPGHPEAFLEAFANLYREFARAVRDRQADRDDGPYDFPTVEDGLEGLRFIATAVESAAHDSRWTKMVEV; from the coding sequence ATGACCGCCCCCCGCAAACTCCGTATGGGCATGGTCGGTGGAGGCCGTGGCGCCTTCATCGGTGAAGTCCACCGCATGGCCTCCCGGCTCGATGGCCAGATCGAACTCGTCGCGGGCGCCTTTTCTTCGGATCCCGAACGCGCCCGCCAGTCGGGCGAAGACCTGTTTGTCGACCCGGGCCGCGTCTACACCTCTTACGAGGAGATGGCCGCAAAGGAAGCCGCCTTGCCCGAAGGCCAGCGCATCGACTTTGTCAGCATCGTGACGCCCAACCACCTTCATTACCCGGTGGCGCGATGCTTCCTGCAGCACGGCTTCCATGTGGTGTGCGACAAGCCGGTGACACACCGGATGGAAGATGCCGTAGCCCTGCGCGACCTCGTGCGCCAGAGCGGTCGGCTCTTTGCCCTCACCCACAATTACACCGGTTACCCCATGGTGCGAGAGGCACGCGAGCGCGTGAGCCGGGGCGAACTGGGCGAGCTGGTGAAAGTCGTAGTCGAATACACGCAGGGCTGGCTGCTCGGCAACGTGGAAGCCGAGGGGAATAAACAGGCAGCCTGGCGCACCGACCCTAAGCTGGCGGGTGCAGCGGGCTGCCTCGGCGACATCGGCACCCACGCCGAAAACCTCGTGCACTACGTCACGGGTCAGAAAATCGCTCAGGTAAGCGCGGACTTTACGACACTCGTGCCGGGGCGCCAACTGGAGGACGATGCCCAGCTCTTTTTACGCTACGAAAACGGCATGAAGGGCCTGCTATTTGCCTCCCAAGTCTCCGCCGGGGAAGAAAACGCCCTGCGCCTGCGCGTCTACGGGACCAAGGCCTCGCTGGAATGGCGGCAGGAAGACCCCAACGAGCTGATCCTGAAGTTCCCCGACCAGCCGCGCCAGATCCTGAAAACAGGCAACGGCTACCTGAGCCCGCATGCGCAGGCCGGCTCGCGCATCCCGCCGGGCCACCCGGAAGCCTTTCTGGAAGCCTTCGCCAACCTCTACCGCGAGTTTGCCCGCGCCGTGCGCGACCGGCAGGCGGACCGCGACGATGGGCCTTACGACTTCCCCACCGTCGAAGACGGCCTGGAGGGCCTGCGCTTCATCGCCACCGCAGTCGAAAGCGCCGCCCACGACAGCCGCTGGACCAAGATGGTTGAGGTCTAA
- a CDS encoding tagaturonate epimerase family protein has translation MSAPINTFLLSNGLDLRSNPCVSPDFCLDWARCQGRLSAGAFQEYPASAIKLPQGTLTLVEDDQGDHAWKLAGNGAGLLDEGAEISGAWFFPASFANLLKLKNVLQEADAGCTVFPTAGGQLGQKTIGVGARFTTLHWPAVEWAMAHLGVGMTANQNSIPRELVYDVNAMLAGTLESVPFPFIGTNVPEGHQGQSVEGMSHGSIISKLKTGFHQRKIAWSFNADHQPIGGKFDVREDQLVAGCLLASYITFDLSPELAITKLPEGLEARQAYIAANVPAEIVKTVRDRVAAVGLKVDEAAFAELLCRVWPSMLKMKRRDEKYAAIRNQHFTTDVGRAYLRELSIDELPGLTTPETTAVMLAFCEAMDMPVNFVAPAFGFQKNTPYDDQAELRRLIEAQWAVCERFGVSIGFHSGSGKSAENYRLMGEITGSNLEIKTSGRYTYEMGVALSASENPEDKKLWADWYAFTVELSLLGAFAADPVEQKAARSFIVASLPKGTDEKALFASPEACRKVLEGLEPSADHMLFFEYNFLYVLAANGKAEKAALGDHTAAGYNQRARFYSISDEARLKYAQRVAEYLIFLTECTGIVTAEKAAKVSQELASYKTYNELVASIA, from the coding sequence ATGTCCGCACCCATTAATACCTTCCTTCTTTCCAATGGACTGGACCTGCGCAGCAATCCCTGCGTCAGCCCCGACTTCTGCCTCGACTGGGCTCGCTGCCAGGGCCGCCTGAGCGCCGGCGCGTTCCAGGAATACCCGGCCAGCGCCATCAAGCTGCCGCAAGGCACGCTGACCCTCGTCGAAGACGACCAGGGCGACCACGCGTGGAAGCTGGCGGGCAACGGTGCGGGCCTGCTCGACGAAGGCGCTGAAATCTCCGGCGCCTGGTTCTTCCCGGCCTCCTTTGCTAACCTGCTCAAGCTCAAGAACGTGCTGCAGGAAGCCGACGCCGGTTGCACGGTGTTCCCGACGGCTGGCGGCCAACTCGGCCAAAAGACCATCGGCGTGGGCGCGCGCTTCACCACGCTGCACTGGCCGGCGGTCGAGTGGGCCATGGCGCACCTCGGCGTAGGCATGACGGCCAACCAGAACAGCATCCCGCGCGAGCTCGTCTACGACGTCAACGCTATGCTCGCCGGCACGCTCGAGTCTGTCCCGTTCCCCTTCATCGGCACCAACGTGCCGGAAGGCCACCAGGGCCAGAGCGTGGAAGGCATGAGCCACGGTAGCATCATCTCCAAGCTCAAGACCGGCTTCCATCAGCGCAAGATCGCCTGGAGCTTCAACGCGGACCACCAGCCCATTGGCGGCAAGTTCGACGTGCGCGAAGACCAGCTCGTGGCCGGCTGCCTCCTGGCCAGCTACATCACGTTCGACCTCTCGCCCGAGCTGGCGATCACCAAGCTGCCGGAGGGCCTTGAAGCCCGCCAGGCCTACATTGCCGCCAACGTGCCCGCCGAGATCGTCAAGACCGTGCGCGACCGCGTGGCCGCCGTGGGCCTGAAGGTCGACGAAGCCGCCTTTGCCGAGCTTCTCTGCCGCGTGTGGCCCTCGATGCTCAAGATGAAGCGCCGCGACGAGAAGTACGCCGCCATCCGCAACCAGCACTTTACCACCGATGTGGGCCGCGCTTACCTGCGCGAGCTTTCCATCGACGAGCTGCCCGGCCTCACCACGCCGGAAACGACCGCCGTCATGCTCGCCTTCTGCGAAGCGATGGACATGCCGGTCAACTTCGTGGCCCCCGCCTTCGGCTTCCAGAAGAACACGCCCTACGACGACCAGGCCGAGCTGCGCCGCCTGATCGAAGCCCAATGGGCCGTGTGCGAGCGCTTCGGCGTCTCCATTGGCTTCCACTCCGGCTCCGGCAAGTCGGCTGAGAACTACCGCCTGATGGGCGAGATCACGGGCTCGAACCTCGAGATCAAGACCAGTGGCCGCTACACCTACGAAATGGGTGTGGCCCTCTCCGCCTCCGAAAACCCGGAAGACAAGAAGCTGTGGGCCGACTGGTATGCCTTCACCGTCGAGCTGTCGCTGCTCGGCGCTTTCGCCGCCGACCCGGTGGAGCAAAAGGCCGCCCGCTCGTTCATCGTCGCCAGCCTGCCCAAGGGCACCGACGAGAAGGCGCTCTTTGCCAGCCCGGAAGCCTGCCGCAAGGTGCTCGAAGGCCTCGAGCCCTCGGCCGACCACATGCTCTTCTTCGAGTATAACTTCCTCTACGTGCTTGCCGCCAATGGCAAGGCGGAGAAGGCGGCCCTCGGCGACCACACCGCTGCCGGCTACAACCAGCGCGCCCGCTTCTACTCCATCAGCGACGAAGCCCGCCTCAAGTATGCCCAGCGCGTGGCCGAATACCTGATCTTCCTCACCGAATGCACCGGCATCGTGACGGCGGAAAAGGCCGCCAAGGTCAGCCAGGAACTCGCCAGCTACAAGACCTACAACGAGTTGGTGGCCTCCATTGCGTAG
- a CDS encoding zinc-binding alcohol dehydrogenase family protein has protein sequence MKAFQITAPGESRITDVPEPTVSAGQVLLRVRQVGFCGSDLSTFQGRNPMVTYPRIPGHEIGAEIVEVGDGVPAELRPGQAVTVVPYSNCGECASCRRGRAYACKHNQTLGVQRDGAMTEWIVAPWEKIIAVPGLGVRELALVEPLTVGFHAAARGRAEKGDIAAVFGCGMIGLGAIAGAAAAGATVIAIDIDDQKLALAKKLGATHGINSRTQDLHARLQELTGGHGPDLIIEAVGHPATYRAAVDEVAFTGRVVCIGYAKDEVSFATKLFVQKEIDIMGSRNASADDFRAVCAYLQQPGFPYDEVITRTVSLDGAGEALAAWSANPGAVTKIHVTLA, from the coding sequence ATGAAAGCCTTCCAAATCACGGCCCCCGGCGAAAGCCGGATCACCGATGTCCCTGAGCCCACCGTGAGCGCGGGCCAAGTGCTGCTCCGCGTCCGCCAAGTCGGCTTCTGCGGCTCCGACCTCAGCACCTTCCAGGGGCGCAACCCCATGGTCACCTACCCCCGCATCCCGGGCCACGAAATCGGCGCCGAGATCGTGGAAGTGGGCGACGGCGTGCCCGCCGAGCTGCGCCCCGGCCAGGCTGTGACCGTGGTGCCGTATTCCAACTGCGGCGAGTGCGCTTCGTGCCGTCGCGGCCGCGCCTATGCCTGCAAGCACAACCAGACCCTCGGCGTGCAGCGCGATGGGGCCATGACCGAGTGGATCGTCGCCCCGTGGGAGAAGATTATCGCGGTGCCCGGCCTCGGCGTGCGCGAGCTGGCCCTCGTCGAGCCCCTCACTGTCGGCTTCCACGCGGCGGCCCGCGGCCGCGCCGAAAAGGGTGACATCGCCGCCGTGTTTGGCTGCGGCATGATCGGCCTCGGGGCGATTGCCGGCGCCGCCGCCGCAGGTGCCACCGTCATCGCGATCGACATCGACGACCAGAAGCTGGCCCTGGCCAAGAAGCTCGGCGCCACCCACGGTATCAATTCCCGCACCCAAGACCTCCATGCACGCCTGCAGGAGCTGACTGGCGGCCATGGCCCCGACCTCATCATCGAAGCCGTCGGCCACCCCGCGACCTACCGCGCCGCCGTCGATGAGGTGGCCTTCACGGGCCGCGTCGTCTGCATCGGCTACGCGAAAGACGAAGTCAGCTTCGCCACCAAGCTCTTTGTGCAAAAGGAGATCGACATCATGGGCTCGCGCAATGCCTCCGCCGACGACTTCCGCGCCGTCTGCGCCTACCTGCAACAGCCCGGTTTCCCCTACGATGAAGTCATCACCCGCACCGTCTCGCTCGATGGCGCCGGTGAAGCCCTCGCCGCCTGGTCGGCCAACCCCGGTGCCGTCACCAAGATCCACGTAACCCTCGCTTAG
- a CDS encoding PEP-CTERM sorting domain-containing protein (PEP-CTERM proteins occur, often in large numbers, in the proteomes of bacteria that also encode an exosortase, a predicted intramembrane cysteine proteinase. The presence of a PEP-CTERM domain at a protein's C-terminus predicts cleavage within the sorting domain, followed by covalent anchoring to some some component of the (usually Gram-negative) cell surface. Many PEP-CTERM proteins exhibit an unusual sequence composition that includes large numbers of potential glycosylation sites. Expression of one such protein has been shown restore the ability of a bacterium to form floc, a type of biofilm.) — translation MSTRLTSPVSSSPANAAGIAAAMALLASEASAAVQIFVPNPAPYEGAYAGVYVHHIDVAGATIGPGFESGLLLCLSSSLQGTSGIITSMDSAREYIFDAYSVNRGCYTSNHPTFLSEGDLVSADTASFVGGLSFDFVGNSYTAGDVFYLGYGFRDKGSSDLYNYGWMELSFAENGNVSVYRWAYEDVAGASTVIPGAAVPEPAHAALVLGGIGLLVAARKRLRQPRRS, via the coding sequence ATGTCCACCCGCCTTACGTCTCCCGTTTCTTCCTCTCCCGCCAATGCTGCCGGTATCGCGGCCGCGATGGCTCTTTTGGCCAGCGAGGCTTCCGCTGCCGTCCAGATTTTCGTGCCCAACCCCGCCCCTTACGAGGGTGCTTATGCCGGCGTCTACGTCCACCATATCGATGTGGCAGGGGCAACAATTGGGCCGGGCTTTGAAAGCGGCCTGTTGCTCTGCCTCAGCAGCAGCCTGCAAGGCACCTCAGGGATCATTACTTCGATGGATAGCGCTCGTGAGTATATCTTTGACGCCTATTCCGTCAATCGGGGCTGCTACACGTCCAATCACCCCACTTTCCTCAGCGAAGGCGATCTCGTAAGCGCGGACACAGCGTCCTTCGTTGGCGGCCTGTCATTTGACTTTGTGGGCAACAGCTACACCGCTGGCGACGTTTTCTACCTCGGCTACGGCTTCCGCGATAAAGGCTCGTCCGACCTCTACAACTACGGCTGGATGGAGCTTTCCTTTGCCGAAAACGGCAATGTTTCCGTCTATCGCTGGGCCTACGAAGACGTGGCTGGCGCCTCGACGGTTATCCCGGGCGCGGCCGTGCCGGAGCCCGCGCACGCCGCGCTGGTGCTCGGCGGCATTGGCCTCTTAGTTGCTGCCCGCAAGCGCCTGCGCCAACCGCGCCGTAGCTAA
- a CDS encoding AMP-binding protein, with translation MSSLVLKLAAWGWTPDVPEDSECINRHLRRVAVTSPQNYFEQIVGSISLGQSVVLRPQGLAYAEDPAVEVLRDFVPPDGLGPCILIGTGGTSGQMRFAIHTLDTLLTAAEGYAAQFPHWPANHISPLPMEHVGGLMPVFRALAANGEVRFAQYKDWMEGPPPEVLSPAVVSLVPTQLHRLMDDAQGRAWLQRFQCILIGGAALEAADRQRARSLGLRLAPCYGMTETAAMITVTPPEAFLAGDESVGLPMPHARVTLLPPEQRIVVMGDMLCHGYWPPRADFLRDPFYTGDQGMWLPGGHLRVQGRLDRVVNTGGEKVDPGVVERRVQALPGVTEAIAFGLDDPDWGQRLVIAVAGELSVTQERVWQALYSTERRCEVPKELRLWPWRLPRTGTGKPNWRRLRNAFNTEAAPETEA, from the coding sequence ATGTCATCGCTGGTCCTGAAACTGGCCGCCTGGGGCTGGACCCCGGATGTGCCGGAGGACTCCGAGTGCATTAACCGACACCTGAGGCGGGTGGCGGTAACTTCTCCGCAAAACTACTTCGAGCAGATCGTAGGCAGCATTTCGCTCGGGCAATCGGTCGTGCTGCGCCCGCAGGGGCTGGCCTACGCCGAAGATCCCGCGGTGGAGGTGTTGCGCGATTTCGTGCCGCCCGATGGGCTGGGGCCGTGCATCCTCATCGGCACCGGGGGGACGAGCGGGCAGATGCGCTTTGCCATCCACACGCTGGACACGTTGTTGACGGCGGCGGAAGGCTATGCGGCGCAGTTCCCGCACTGGCCGGCCAATCATATTTCGCCGCTGCCGATGGAGCACGTGGGCGGGCTCATGCCGGTCTTTCGCGCTTTGGCGGCTAATGGGGAGGTGCGCTTTGCCCAGTACAAGGACTGGATGGAAGGGCCGCCTCCCGAAGTGCTGTCGCCGGCGGTGGTCTCGCTGGTACCCACCCAGTTGCACCGCCTGATGGACGACGCGCAGGGGCGAGCGTGGCTCCAGCGTTTCCAGTGTATCCTGATCGGTGGGGCGGCGCTCGAAGCGGCCGATCGCCAGCGTGCGCGTAGCCTGGGCCTGCGGCTGGCCCCTTGCTATGGTATGACGGAGACGGCGGCGATGATCACGGTGACGCCGCCGGAGGCCTTCCTGGCGGGCGATGAATCGGTGGGGCTCCCGATGCCGCATGCGCGCGTCACCCTGCTGCCGCCGGAGCAGCGTATCGTGGTGATGGGCGACATGCTCTGCCACGGCTATTGGCCGCCTCGTGCCGACTTTTTACGCGATCCGTTTTACACGGGTGATCAGGGCATGTGGTTGCCGGGTGGGCACCTGCGCGTGCAGGGTCGCCTCGATCGCGTGGTGAACACCGGGGGCGAAAAGGTCGACCCGGGCGTGGTCGAGCGGCGCGTGCAGGCGCTGCCGGGCGTGACGGAGGCGATTGCCTTTGGCCTCGACGATCCGGATTGGGGGCAGCGCCTCGTCATCGCAGTGGCCGGCGAGCTGAGCGTGACCCAGGAGCGCGTGTGGCAGGCCCTGTATTCGACCGAGCGCCGCTGCGAGGTGCCCAAAGAGCTACGTCTCTGGCCTTGGCGCCTGCCGCGCACGGGCACCGGCAAGCCCAACTGGCGCCGCCTTCGCAACGCCTTTAACACCGAAGCCGCGCCGGAGACGGAAGCTTAG
- a CDS encoding P-II family nitrogen regulator: protein MKLVKAIIKPFKLEEVKEALSEIGVEGMTVTEVKGFGRQKGHTEIYRGSEYTVDFLPKVMLDVAVPDELVAKTIDAIKNAAKTGKIGDGKIFVLPIDEAVRIRTDEMGDSAI, encoded by the coding sequence ATGAAACTGGTTAAAGCTATCATCAAGCCGTTCAAGCTGGAGGAAGTGAAAGAAGCGCTCTCCGAAATCGGCGTCGAAGGCATGACGGTGACCGAAGTCAAGGGCTTCGGCCGCCAGAAGGGCCACACTGAAATCTACCGTGGCAGCGAATACACGGTCGATTTCCTCCCCAAGGTCATGCTCGACGTGGCCGTGCCGGACGAGCTCGTGGCCAAGACCATCGACGCGATCAAGAATGCCGCCAAGACCGGCAAGATCGGCGACGGCAAGATCTTTGTCCTCCCCATCGACGAAGCGGTACGCATCCGCACCGACGAAATGGGCGACAGCGCGATCTAA
- a CDS encoding acyltransferase: MDASASTLSASRPADTSRPAPALARRYWDLDFLRIAGALGVILVHVCSRFQVDYTAANAEEFWLLNALNALVRTAPALFVMVSGALLLRPRKQELPDFYRRRLHRVGIPLAFWTVLYLGLRWVAGQVKESNPLVFALHEVGVGEPFWHLYFLYILAGLYLVTPFLQRFIAAAGQRWALYLGCLCLGLASLDIVLQWALGAEIQMTALNRFAPYLGFYVLGYVLYRHQDLKRHQGLAWALAAGGWALTAFGNGWMEAETGRESIFFNYLFPGMAMEAVGLFMLIRMQFGHKRYPSATTGRVLNFVASASLGIYLIHPIFLEGLARLGYNSAQLSTAVGVPALTLVTLLLSLVATAVMQRVPVLNHAVGN; encoded by the coding sequence ATGGACGCATCCGCTTCCACTCTCTCTGCCTCCCGACCTGCCGATACCTCCCGACCAGCACCGGCTCTCGCCCGGCGCTATTGGGACTTGGACTTTCTGCGGATCGCGGGCGCGCTCGGGGTGATCCTCGTGCATGTGTGCTCGCGGTTTCAGGTGGATTACACGGCGGCCAACGCGGAGGAATTCTGGCTGTTGAACGCCCTGAACGCCTTGGTGCGCACGGCCCCTGCCCTCTTCGTAATGGTGAGCGGGGCCTTGCTCCTGCGCCCGCGCAAGCAGGAGCTGCCCGACTTTTATCGCCGTCGGCTGCACCGGGTGGGCATCCCGCTGGCCTTCTGGACGGTCCTCTACCTGGGGTTGCGCTGGGTCGCCGGGCAGGTGAAGGAGAGCAACCCGCTGGTCTTCGCACTGCACGAAGTCGGCGTAGGCGAGCCGTTCTGGCATTTGTATTTTCTCTACATCCTCGCCGGCTTGTATCTGGTGACTCCGTTTCTACAGCGCTTTATCGCGGCGGCGGGCCAGCGGTGGGCGCTCTACCTAGGGTGCCTCTGCCTGGGGCTGGCTTCGCTCGACATCGTGCTGCAATGGGCACTCGGCGCAGAGATCCAGATGACGGCGCTGAACCGCTTTGCCCCCTATCTCGGTTTTTACGTGCTCGGCTATGTGCTCTACCGCCATCAGGACCTGAAGCGGCATCAAGGGCTGGCCTGGGCTCTGGCGGCAGGGGGCTGGGCCTTGACGGCCTTCGGCAACGGCTGGATGGAAGCGGAGACGGGGCGTGAATCGATCTTCTTCAACTATCTGTTCCCCGGCATGGCGATGGAGGCGGTCGGGCTGTTCATGCTCATTCGCATGCAGTTTGGGCACAAGCGCTACCCCTCTGCCACCACGGGCCGGGTCCTGAACTTTGTCGCCTCGGCCTCGCTCGGGATCTACCTGATCCACCCGATCTTCCTCGAAGGGCTGGCCCGCCTCGGCTACAACAGCGCGCAGCTCTCCACGGCGGTAGGCGTGCCGGCCTTGACGCTCGTGACGCTGCTACTGAGCCTGGTAGCGACGGCCGTGATGCAGCGCGTGCCGGTGCTCAACCACGCGGTGGGCAACTGA
- a CDS encoding sugar phosphate isomerase/epimerase family protein: MPRPVTLFTGQWADLPLAKLAPLAAAMGYDGLELACWGDHFDVSKAEDEAYLRRRWELLEQHGLTCYAISNHLVGQAVCDRIDERHQAILPARVFGDGEPEGVRQRAAEEMKQTARAARRFFDLRPDDHEGDFAATVNGFTGSAIWHLLYSFPPTPPGLIQKGFDDFAARWTPILDVFEEVDVNFALEVHPTEIAFDIASAQRALEAVDHHKRFGFNYDPSHLGYQGVDYVQFIRTFYDRIFHVHLKDVWWGRGDGTVGVFGGHTEFGDPRRYWEFRSVGRGHIDFEDIIVALNDIAYQGPLSIEWEDGRMDREFGARESCDFARAIDFPRNQVAFDAAFNRDNQ; encoded by the coding sequence ATGCCCCGACCTGTTACGCTCTTCACCGGCCAATGGGCCGACCTCCCTCTCGCCAAGCTCGCCCCGCTCGCGGCAGCCATGGGTTACGACGGCCTCGAACTGGCCTGCTGGGGCGACCACTTCGATGTCTCCAAGGCCGAGGACGAGGCCTATCTTCGCCGCCGCTGGGAGTTGCTGGAGCAGCACGGGCTGACCTGCTACGCCATTTCCAACCACCTCGTGGGCCAAGCGGTGTGCGACCGGATCGACGAGCGACATCAGGCCATTCTCCCAGCCCGAGTTTTTGGCGACGGGGAGCCGGAGGGCGTGCGCCAGCGTGCGGCGGAGGAGATGAAGCAGACGGCCCGGGCCGCGCGGCGCTTTTTCGATCTCCGCCCCGACGACCACGAGGGCGACTTTGCCGCCACGGTCAACGGCTTCACCGGCTCGGCCATCTGGCACCTGCTCTACAGCTTCCCGCCTACCCCGCCGGGCCTGATCCAGAAGGGTTTCGACGACTTCGCCGCCCGCTGGACGCCGATCCTCGACGTGTTTGAGGAAGTCGACGTCAACTTCGCCCTCGAAGTGCACCCGACGGAAATCGCGTTCGACATTGCGAGCGCTCAGCGGGCGCTGGAAGCCGTCGACCACCATAAGCGTTTCGGCTTCAACTACGACCCGAGCCATCTGGGCTATCAGGGGGTGGACTACGTGCAGTTTATCCGCACGTTTTACGACCGCATCTTCCACGTGCACCTCAAGGATGTCTGGTGGGGGCGTGGCGACGGCACGGTAGGCGTCTTCGGCGGCCACACAGAGTTTGGCGACCCGCGCCGCTACTGGGAGTTCCGCTCGGTCGGCCGAGGGCATATCGATTTTGAAGACATCATCGTGGCGCTTAACGACATCGCCTACCAAGGGCCGCTCTCCATCGAGTGGGAGGACGGGCGGATGGACCGCGAGTTCGGTGCGCGCGAATCGTGCGACTTTGCCCGCGCCATCGACTTCCCCCGCAACCAGGTGGCTTTCGACGCCGCCTTCAACCGCGACAACCAATAG
- a CDS encoding aldo/keto reductase, whose amino-acid sequence MTFPTPASVTLPPIVFGTSCLGNLYAVVPEETKTRIAQEWFAHSPAPVTLDSAGKYGAGLALEKIGENLRRLGIAPGQVQISNKLGWYRVPLQGAEPTFEKGVWEGLENDAEQRISAKGILECWEQGCELLGDYQPSLLSVHDPDEYLAAASNEAERARRHEDVLGAYQSLFDLKAKGQAQAIGVGSKDWRVIRDLAQEVPFDWVMLACSYTIMHHPAELLEFMRELEARGVTIINSAVFHAGFLTGGKFFDYRLPDPSKPEDAALFTWRERFQAICARHQVSPAAAAVQFGLRGPAIKAVALNTGNPARIQENVEMTLHELPQPFWDEMLAAGLIQIQL is encoded by the coding sequence ATGACTTTCCCCACGCCCGCTTCGGTGACGCTTCCCCCCATTGTTTTCGGCACGAGCTGCCTCGGCAACCTCTACGCCGTCGTGCCCGAAGAAACGAAAACCCGCATCGCGCAAGAGTGGTTTGCGCACTCGCCCGCGCCCGTGACGCTGGATTCGGCTGGCAAATATGGGGCCGGCCTCGCGCTGGAGAAGATTGGCGAAAACCTGCGCCGCCTGGGCATCGCACCCGGTCAGGTGCAGATCAGCAACAAGCTGGGCTGGTACCGCGTGCCATTACAGGGTGCCGAACCGACTTTTGAGAAGGGCGTCTGGGAAGGCCTGGAGAACGACGCCGAGCAGCGCATTTCCGCCAAGGGCATCCTCGAGTGCTGGGAGCAGGGCTGCGAACTGCTAGGTGATTACCAGCCTTCGCTGCTCTCCGTGCACGACCCGGATGAATACCTCGCCGCCGCCTCGAACGAAGCCGAGCGGGCACGCCGCCACGAAGACGTGCTCGGCGCCTACCAAAGCCTCTTCGACCTCAAGGCCAAGGGGCAGGCGCAAGCCATCGGCGTGGGCTCCAAGGACTGGCGCGTGATCCGCGACCTTGCGCAGGAAGTGCCGTTCGACTGGGTGATGCTCGCCTGCAGCTATACGATTATGCACCACCCCGCCGAGCTGCTCGAATTCATGCGCGAGCTGGAGGCCCGGGGCGTCACGATCATCAACTCGGCCGTCTTCCACGCCGGCTTCCTCACGGGGGGCAAGTTTTTCGACTACCGCCTGCCAGACCCCTCCAAGCCGGAAGACGCTGCGCTCTTTACCTGGCGCGAGCGCTTCCAGGCCATCTGTGCGCGCCATCAGGTATCGCCCGCCGCCGCCGCCGTGCAGTTCGGCCTGCGCGGCCCGGCGATCAAGGCAGTCGCCCTCAATACCGGCAACCCGGCCCGCATCCAGGAAAACGTCGAGATGACCCTGCATGAGCTGCCGCAACCGTTCTGGGACGAGATGCTCGCCGCCGGCCTGATCCAGATCCAACTTTAA